CGATATATATGGCGATCGCTGCATTGGCAAGTTTTTAGTTGATTGCTGGTTGCAAGGTATATGGGCTAGATCTAGCTAGAGCCGTAAGCTAACGATGCCAGCGCGTAGTACCATCAGGTTGATCGATCAAGGTAATGCCAAGCTCTTTGAGTTGATCGCGGAGGCGATCGCTTGCAGCAAAATCCTTCGCCTTGCGGGCTGCACATCTTTGCTGCACCATCGTTTCAATCTGATCATCGCTGACTGTGGCCGAATCGTTACTATGATTAGCATTGCTCCGAGCTTCTGGATCGGCAATGAACCCTAAAACATCACTCAAATAGCTCAAGGTTTGCCAAGTTTGCGCCAACACAGCCGAGGCTAAATCACTTTTACCAGAATGAACTAATTTATTGGCTTCGGCTTTGAGCGGTTTAGCGAGTTCAAACAAAAGCGAAATGGCGATCGAAGTATTAAAATCATCATCCATTGCCCCATGAAAGCGATCGAGCAAATTTTGATCTAATTGATCTAGCGCCACCGCTAAGCGATCCCAACCCAATTGATCGCCAAAATCATGCTTGAATAGCAAGCCATCGCGGATCGTTTCCCAGCCCCTGGTTGCCGCATTAATTGCTTCTTCCGTAAAATCGATCGGCTGGCGATAGTGCGATTGCAAAATGAACAGTCTGATCGCCATTGGATCATAATGTTTCAGCAATTCTCGAATCGTGGTGAAATTCCCCAATGACTTCGACATCTTTTCGCCATCAATATTTACAAACCCATTGTGTAGCCAGTACCTGGCCAAGGGTTGGTGGGTTGCTCCTTCCGATTGAGCGATCTCATTTTCATGGTGGGGAAACTGCAAATCTGCACCACCAGCATGAATATCAATTTGATCACCCAAGCGCGATCGCACCATGGCCGAACATTCGATGTGCCAGCCTGGTCTACCCTCCCCCCAGGGCGATTGCCAGAAAGGTTCGCCTGGTTTCGCTGCCTTCCACAGCGCAAAATCAAAGGGATAGCGCTTTAATTCTTCGCCCACTGCAACCCGACCGCTTGCCCCCGCTTGCATATCCGCCAGTTTCCGTCCCGATAGTTTGCCATAGGTGGGGAACTTTTGCACCGCATAGTAAACATCCCCGCCAGCAGCATAGGCATAGTCCTGCGCTTCAAGGGCTTTAATTAAATCGATGATTGCCTCGATCGATTCCGTGGCACGGGGATATTCATCGGCGGGCATAATATTCAGCCGCGCCATATCTTCGTTATAGGTGGCAATATAGCGATCGCTGATCTCCTGCATGGTCACGCCCTCTTGCTGGGCACGCTTGAGGATTTTATCGTCGATGTCGGTAATATTCTGGACGTAGCGCACCTGGTAATTACGCGATTGTAAATATCGCCGCACCATATCCCAAACCACATAGGCTCTGGCATGTCCCAAATGGCAAAAGTCATAGACCGTCACACCGCAAACATACATCTTGATCTGCCCTGGCTCCAGGGTTTGCAGTTCTTCTTTCTGACGGGTAAGACTGTTGTAGACTTGCTGGGACATTGGTTTGATTAGATTATTGGGGCAGATTTGAATCAATTATGGATTGATGATCGCTGCAATTCCTCAATTAGGAGATTTGCGATCACATTTAAGTTATTTGCAATCACTAAATACCATTAAAACCTGAGATTGACCGATCGCCGCATCTTTCGCTTATTGTTTGCTATGTTTGCCACTAGCGATACTTGCGTTGGTTAGTTAAGCCGCAACATGGCACGATTAATGGTGCGTTTGGGGTATAGCAACAAAGTCTTTTCGATCGGCCTACTGAGAGTCTTCACCAGAGCCGATAACTCCACAATATCCTGCAATCCCTCTTGGGTTTGAATTTCAATCCCCTGCTGATAGATCGTATAACCTTTGGTTTGAGCCACCCTGATGCCACAATAATATTGAGGATCAACCCCTTTGTGCCTGAGCCTATTTTGAACTTGCTCAAGCAGTTCAGCTTGCTCGGCCGGTGCTTTGTCACTGATGTCGATCGTTCTGAATAAATCCCGATCCAGATACCGACGGCACATGTCCATCAAAATGCGATCGCCACTATCCCGCCAGCGATGCACATGATAGCCAAATACAATATCATCCGCCGCCAAATAGTTAGCACAACTGAGGCGATTGGGATCTTGCAAAATCCAGGCTTTCACCACCGGATCGATCGCTAGGTGCTGGGTCTGTAAAAGATTCGTCGCCCGACGATAGATCTGCTCCAGGATAAACCGCGCCGCAATATTTTTGGGATGGTTATAAACCTGTAAATACATAAAATAGCGCACAGTTAAATAATGCTCGATCGCCACTGTGCCTTTTTTGTCTACGACCAGGCGCTGCGTGATCGGGTCATAATTGAGCGCCATCAAAATCCGATCGAGGTCAAGCTGACCATAGCGAGCGCCAGTAAAATAACCATCGCGTTGGAGATAATCGAGTCGATCGCAATCAAGCTGCGAGGAAACCAGTTGATGCACGATCGGCAGTTTATAGGTTTTGGTAAACACTTGCTCCAGTCGATCGGGTAAATCAGCGCTATAACCTTGCAGAATCGCAGTTAAGCTCGATTCATGAATTAATTTAACTGTCCAGAGTTCGTGGTGATTACCCAGGATCTCTTCTCCAGCATGACTAAAGGGACCATGCCCCAAATCATGTAAAAGTGCCGCCACCAAAACCACCACCCGATGGGGACGCAAGAGGGGATAGCGATCGGCAATGCCATCAAATGCCCGCCGCGTCAGTGCCATTACGCCGAGGGAATGGGTAAACCGCGATCCTTCTGCACCATGAAAAGTCAAAAAGGCGGTGTCTAGTTGGCGGATGCGCCGCAATCGCTGAAATTCAGGTGCATCGATTAGCCGGATAATAAGTGCTTCAACTGGATCGTCGCCGTTTAGCGTAATCGCTCCATGGAGTGGATCGTGGTAGGTGCGCGACTTGCCAGGTAACATACATAATATAGTTGAGGCTTGATATTGCGGTTATAGCATAAGTGTAGCCCCAGATCGGCAATCTATCTGCAATTGAGATAATTTTGGCTCTAGTTGGCGTAAGGCTGTGACTAAAGAACTGCTCTTTAAAAACTTTGCTGGGAGCAAGGAGCTTGAGATCGAGGTTAAGAAACTCGGTGGTGCTGAACAAGTAAGGATTTAGGAGATAGTTAAATATCTACATCCCAGACAGCTAGGCTATAAATTTTAAATCGATTGCCAATTATCCTTACTACTGCATGACTACCCACAACCAGTTTTTCAATTGCGATTGCTGCTGATTAGATAACCACAGCGATGTTCACCGCCCACCATCCAATGGGTTCGCTCCACCTTGCAGCCCTCTAATGCCGCTTCAAACATCTCCAATTCATGGGAGCAAATGCTCGGAAAAGATTCGGCAACCTCAGAAATCGCACAATTATATTCAGTCAAAATATAATTAGGTTGATCGCCTTGGTCATGGGGATCTTGCTCGAACCACTCCGCCACATACCCTTCCGATCGCCGCAGTTCAGCCAGGTGCGCCACCCGATCGCGCAATGAGCCACTACCCAACTTCTGGCGATAGTCCATTGCTTTGCGCAGCCATTGTTTATGTAAAATCTCGCTAACTTGTTCCTTGCCCAGGGTTTCCGCCAGGGTATCGAGCAGATTGACCGAAAATTGATCATAATTAGCGGGGAAGCGATCGCGCCCAGCCTTGCTTAGCTCATATACATGTTGTGGCCGACCCATTGCGGTCTTAGCATGATGAGTTGAGGGATTTGAGGGATTGTTTTGATCTTGATTGTCACTATTATTAGCATTATGGGCTGCCATACTATTAGTCCGATTAGCCCCATTAGCCCCATTAGCCCCATGCTCGGCAAAATCATCTTGATCTTCAACCTCGTCATCCTGCTCATCGGGGTGCTCATCGGGGTGCGAGACATGGTAAATCACCAATCCTTCATGCTCTAAATCTTTTAAATGCCGACGGATTGCCTGAACCGAAATATCGAGGTGCTCGGCCAGTTGATGGGCGATCGCGCTGCCATGCTTCAGCAAATATTGCAGGATATCCTGCTTGGTTGATGTTTTCTCCTTGCTTTTCATTGATTATTTCACCAACTCATTCGATCCGATCGCTGATTTGCATTGTCAGGCCGATTGGCAATTTATGGACTAACTAAAATACCTAAAATACTTAGATTGCTTCGCCAAATGGCAAACAAATATCCTGGTTCAATATCTCAGTCAAACAATTACCCACCATTTAGCCAGCTAGGTCGTTAATTATTAGCAGTTAATTACTAATTTACTGAATAAAAAACTACTTTGACAACTTACATGTTACTAAAGTAACCTACAATATAGTTAAGAAACAAGTATGTTGTTTTAGTTGCCAAGGAATAATTTGATTGTTTCGATCGGTAGTAATTCGTAGTAATTCTTGGGTCAAATCAGGTTTTGGTTAGTTGCAATTAAGTGAAGTGATTAATTACCTATTACCTCATCTTTTGGCTTAGAAACTTACCAGCATCTCGATCGAGCATCAATTAGGATAATTCAAAGGTTCTTGCCGATCGCTTAAACATCTCTCTATGTCTGACTAGATCGGGATCAGAGCTGATTAGCGCCAACTAGCAGCATACGTTTAGAGCCGATCCCAATCCCAGGGGTTAGCCACAAACAAGATCAAGGAGCATTAGGAGCCACACAACTGCCATGACTGCAACGGTTCAAAAGTTAGTCAATCAGCCATATAAATACGGTTTTGTGACCAAGGTTGAGTCGGATATCATTCCCCGTGGATTGAGTGAAGACGTGATCCGCACTATTTCGGCTAAGAAAAATGAGCCCGAATTTATGCTGGAGTTCCGTCTCAAGGCTTATCGCAAGTGGCTGACAATGACCGAACCAAGCTGGCCTAATGTCAAATATCCGAAGATTAACTATCAAGATATTATCTACTATTCTGCGCCCAAGGCTCAAGCTAAAAAGCAAAGTCTGGACGAAGTTGATCCAGCCATGTTGGAAACCTTCGAGAAGCTGGGTATCCCCTTGTCAGAGCAAAAGCGGCTCTCGAATGTGGCGGTGGATGCAGTATTTGACAGTGTTTCGATCGCCACTACCTTTAAAAAAGACCTGGCCAAGGTGGGTGTAGTGTTCTGCTCAATCTCCGAAGCAATGCATGAATATCCAGAGCTGATCGAAAAATATCTGGGCAGTGTGGTGCCGATCGGTGATAACTTTTTTGCTGCCCTCAACTCGGCGGTATTTAGTGATGGCTCTTTCTGCTACATTCCTAAAGGGGTGAAATGCCCAATGGACTTGTCCACCTATTTCCGGATTAATAACGGCGATTCGGGACAGTTTGAGCGCACTTTGATCGTGGCCGAAGAAGGTAGCTCGGTCAGCTATCTGGAAGGTTGCACCGCACCAATGTTTGACACCAATCAGCTCCATGCCGCAGTGGTGGAACTGGTGGCTTTGGATGATGCGGAAATTAAATATTCCACTGTTCAGAACTGGTACGCCGGTAATGAAGACGGCAAGGGTGGCATCTATAACTTTGTGACCAAGCGCGGTTTGTGTGCGGGTAAGAATTCTAAGATCTCCTGGACGCAGGTGGAAACAGGCTCAGCGATCACCTGGAAATATCCCAGTTGCGTGCTGGTGGGTGATAATTCCGTGGGTGAGTTTTACTCCGTGGCGCTAACCAATAACCATCAACAGGCTGACACGGGCACGAAAATGGTGCATGTGGGCAAAAACACCCGTAGCACGATCATCTCGAAGGGTATTTCAGCGGGGCAATCCAAGAATAGCTATCGTGGCCTGGTTAAGGTTGGTTCTAAAGCCAAAGGCGCTCGTAACTATTCCCAGTGTGATTCAATGCTAATTGGCGATCGCACCCAGGCCAATACCTTCCCCTACATTGAAGTGCAGAATAATACTGCCAAGGTGGAGCATGAAGCTTCGACCTCAAAAATTGGCGAGGAACAATTGTTCTATTTCCAACAGCGGGGCATTTCTATGGAAGATGCGGTCTCAATGATGATCAGCGGCTTTTGCAAGGATGTGTTTAATGAGTTGCCAATGGAGTTTGCGGTTGAGGCCGATAAGCTGCTGGCGCTCAAGCTGGAAGGCAGTGTTGGTTAAGGTTTAGTATAGATTAGCGATCGCTTTTGGCTGATTCATAGCTAGGGCGATCGTTATTTCATCTGATTCAGAAAGCAAAACTCTGACTAGTTGAATTGATCTGTTGACCTGAATGATTTACTGCAGGAGGAAGAATCAATGCGACTTATTCAAGCGTTTATTAAGTTGAATCGAAGCATATTGCAAATGCCCCTGCTCTGGCAACTATGGATTCTACTGCTAGTAATCGTTAATGCGATCGTTCCCCTTTTCTTTCTGAGCCATCTAGAAGCCCAAGTTGTAGTGGCAGCATTCCTGGCTAGTTTCATATTGATGATAGTTCTGACAGCCCGTTATGGTTTCACCAGAATTTTGGGGCTAGGGCATATTTTCTGGATTCCGCTCCTTTTTTTCCTCGGGCTACACCAGACCAATTTACTAGGTAATAATTTATTCGATACCTGGATGCTGGTTCTGATTATTCTGAACTCGATTTCTTTGATTATCGATATAGTTGATGTGAGCCGTTATATTAATGGAGAGCGCTATGAAACTATCCAGGAGCAGTAAAGATCGATACAGCTACCCCGAATGCTGTTCTTTTTCGATCCCAAATTTGCTGTAACTGTAGTCTAGATCTTAATTTCCATTTCCAAAAACATCTAAATCTAAAATAATCAAAAAATTAACCAAACTCACAATGATTGTCGAAAATAGCGAAGTAATCTTAGCGGTCGAAGACCTGACCGCCTCCGTTGATGGAGTAGAAATTCTCAAGGGCGTAAATTTGGAGATTAAGGCTGGTGAAGTCCATGCGATCATGGGTCAAAATGGCTCCGGCAAAAGCACCTTTTCAAAAGTTTTAGCCGGACACCCGCAATATGAAGTTACGGGCGGCAAGATTGCTTTCTTGGGACAAGATTTATTAGAACTAGAAGCCGAAGACAGAGCCAGAAGCGGTATTTTTCTTGCCTTTCAATATCCCCTCGAAATTCCTGGTGTCAGCAATGCCGATTTTCTGCGCACTTCCTACAACTCGCTCCAAAAGCATAAAGGCTTGCCAGAGCTGGATATTCTCGACTTCGATGACCTGGTGCAGGAAAGACTAGAAGTAGTAAAAATGAACCCGAGCTTTTTGAGTCGAAGCGTCAATGAGGGCTTTTCTGGCGGTGAGAAGAAGCGGAATGAAATTTTGCAAATGGCGATCTTAGATCCCAAATTGGCGATCCTGGATGAAACTGATTCTGGCCTGGATATTGATGCGCTCAAAATTGTGGCCAATGGCGTGAACCAACTATCTAGCCCCGATAATGCCAGCATTGTGATCACCCACTATCAGCGATTGCTTAACTACATCGTGCCCGACTATGTGCATATTATGTCGGCGGGTAAGATTGCGATCACTGGTGGCAAGGAACTGGCGGTGCAACTGGAAGAACGCGGCTATGACTGGATCACCGAGAAGGAGACGGCGGAGGTGGCTCAGTGAGCATAAGAGTATCCGAGTTATCCGAATATCCAGAATCGCCTCAAGCTGCAACTGCTACTGGTGCGATGAATGGTGGCTCTAACCCTAACTTTGTGGATGGTATTGTCAACCAACGGTTTGATTTAAATCAGCTCCAGGTTAATCCGGAGGCGATCGCCTGGTTGCAATCGATTCGCCAGGAAGCCCAAACTTTGTTGGTGGATCAGGAGCTGCCCCACAAAAAGCAAGAGGAGTGGAAATACACTGATTTAAGTGCCGTATTAAAGCGTTCCTATGTGCTGCGCAAGCCCCAGGAATGTTTGCTCGATGCCCTAGAAAATCCTGGGTTTGAGAAGTTGATTGCCGGGCAGATTGTGCCAGAGGCGGCACGCAGCCTGTTGGTGTTTGTGAATGGTGTATTTTCCCCGCAGTTGTCGGGGTTGATCGATCTACCGGAAGGGGTGATCGTGGGTAGTTTGGCTCAATTGTGCGCTGATTGTTTGCCAGAGAAAGTGCAACAAAGGCTAGCCGAGTTTTTGGCGGAGCTAACCGATGCGGATGATTTTTTTGCTAATCTCAACGCCGCTTGCCTCAGTGATGTGGCGATCGCCTATGTGCCTAAAAATGTGGTGATCGATCAACCAATCCAGTTTGTCTATGCAGTGACACCGCGATCGGCACAGACGGCCAATATTTCTGTGATTTCCCAACCCCGCTGTCTGGTGGTGGCCGAAACCGGTAGCAGTATGACCCTGGTGGAAACCTATGTAGGCGAACCGGATCGCAGTTATTTATCTAATTCGGTCGCAGAAATTATGGTGGGTGAAAATGCCGCCGTGAACCACACCAAAGTTCAGTGGGAAGGCCATGCCGCCTGCCACATTAGCACCACCGCGATCGCTCAGGAGCGTGATAGCCGCTATACTTGCAATGCGATTTCTACTGGTGCAAAAATTTCCCGCCACAATTTGCAGGTGCAGCAATGGGCAGGGCAAACGGAAACCCACCTCAATGGTCTGGCCTATATTGATGGCGATCGACTCACCGATACCCATTCCGCGATCGCCCATAACTATGCCCACGGCAGCAGCAATCAACTGCACAAATGTATTGTGGACGATCGGGCGCGGGCGATTTTCAACGGCAAGATCCAGGTGCGGCAGGCAGCCCAACAGACCGACTCCAGCCAGCTGAGCCGCAATTTGCTGCTTTCTGACAAGGCCAGGGTAGACACCAAACCGCAATTGGAGATCGTGGCCGACAATGTTAAATGTGCCCACGGTGCTACGGTGAGCCAACTTGACGCAGATGAGATTTTCTATCTCCAGAGTCGTGGCATTGATGCGGCCAGTGCGGCAAATATGCTTACCTTTGCGTTTGCGGCAGAAGTGATCCAACGCATCCCGATTCCCCGGTTGCGGCAGGCATTAGAAAAGTTTGTCCTCTCTAAAACCCGCGCTCACCATAAATAAGAATTAACCAGCTAGATCTGGCAAACCATCACGGGGCTGATCTCCTGCTTCTTGCCAAACAAAGCTCTGGGCTTAATTAAGCTGCGCAGCAAGAAATAGATCGAAGCGATCTCACCGGGGGATCGTTGGCGCAACCATTGTCCTGGCCGACAAAATAGCAGCTCTACCAATTGGCGATGTTGCTCCAGGGTGACCTGCTCAAACCGTACCTTTAGTTTGGGCAATTCACAACTTCGTTCGCTGGGGGTAATTGTGCCGCGCAGCTTCAGCCCCACTTCCATAATCTCGATCGTTACGGGCATAGTTTCACCCGGTTGCAGATCCGGCGGCCTGCCAGTTACCTCTACTTCTGCACCAATTTCTGAGCACATGCTGGTAATGCCCCAGTAAGTTTGATGATTTGAGTTAGCCGTACTAGAGTTTAAATTGGCTGGCATCGCCATAGTTAACTCTTCAACGGTAGAACTATGAGCATTATTAGGAGCAATTTCAGCGGTGATCGTAGCTGGATCGCCCAGATCAAGTTCAAGATCGTTGGCAGGGAGAGCGATCGGATCTGGTTTCTGATCCAGATCGGCTTGATTTAATTGGTGATCTGTCTTTCCTTGGCGATTTGTATGACCATGCTGCTGACCATTTGCTTGATCAATACTTGCTTGATGAATATTTGGTTGTAAGTCTGGTTGAATCAACCTGGCTTCTGGATCTGGCTCGATTTTTACCACCCGACGTAAATTGAACCACTCATAGAGATCGACCCTGGGCACATCCAGCATAATCAGCAAACCAATCCCCAACAAGATCAGGTTATAGGTACTCCAGATCCAACCCAGATTCAAGCCTGTGATGTCATCATTGCTGCCATAGTCAGATATATGCATAATGCAATTGGCCAGGTTCACCCACAAACTCACCGCCGTCGCCAGAAACAGAAACACCAATGGTAGGGCTAGGCTCCAGTTAAACACCAGCCGATCGCGGTTAATACCCTTGGGCGTGACTTTGAAGCCTTTACCAAAGGGCTTGAGCAATGTTTGCAGGGTAGTTGCCGCCACAGGGATGCACAGGATAATATCGTAAATTTCGGCGATCGCCACCGATCGGGCACGATAGCTAAACCAGGAAAAGGTGGCCAGATTGACACAATAAACCGGCAGGAAATAGTAAATAATTTCTTCCAGGTTAGCCTTGACCGGAATAATGCCCAGAAATGAATAGGCTAGGGGAATTAATAAAAATGCCACCCGCGCAAAACTGGTAAACCAGTGGGTCACGCTACCCAAATGGCCAAACCGCTGCCGCAGGCTCAACCCCCGGATCATAAATGGGTTTTCTTCAATAAAAAATGCCTGCAAGGTGCCCTGAGCCCAGCGCAATCGCTGCGTTGCCATTGAAGCCATGTCATCGGGTGCGGCCCCCGCACTCAGCTTTTCATCTAAATAGGCCAGGTCATAGCCACAGCCAGCTAAGCGAATTGAGGTGAAATAGTCTTCACTAAGGGAGCTGGTCACAAACTTACCGCCAGCATTGGCCAAGGCCGATCGCCGGATCACAAATGATGTCCCTGAACAAACCACACTGCCAGTACCATCGCGGGCAGGCTGAATTTTACGGTGGAATACCTCATGCTCCGGCGCAATAATATTTTCCAGCCCCAGGTTACGGGCGACCGGGTCAGCATTGTAGTAGGACTGTGGCGTTTGCAACAATGCTAGATTTTGCTTCTGAAAAAAGCCCACCGTGCGTTGTAGAAAATTACGGGTGGGTACAAAGTCGGCATCAAAACAAACGATCAGCTCGCCGTTAGTCTGGCCGATCGCATGGTTTAAATTCCCAGCCTTGGCATGTTCATTATCGGGGCGGCAGATATATTCACAGCCCAATTCTGTAGCCAGGGCTCTAATTTCGGGGCGGCGGGTGTCATCGAGCACATAGATTTTTTTGCGATCGTAGTTGATCGCCTGACAGCCAATAATTGTGCGGCGCAGAATAAAGGCTGGTTCGTTGTAGGTGGGAATAAACACATCCACGGTGGGATAGTAGGCTCCGGCGGCCACATCCTCAGCATAGCGATCGGCCTCTTCACTGCGATCGCGCGCCTGGGTAATTAAAAATAATTCCAATGCACCATTGCTAATGCTAAATAGCTCCAGCGCAAATAGACCAATACTAAACACGCCATTGAGGGGGGTCGCCACATTCAAGGTCGAGAGCGATCGCCAAAGCAAATATCTAGCGTTGAGGATCAGCAAAATCGTCACCATCGCCAACCGCGACCATTTGATCGGCTCAGGCGAAATTTTGGTGATTGCCAGCGAGATGATCAATAAAATAATCGTTGGTACTGCCAGCAGTCGCCCAGTTACCATTGGTGCTTCCAGCCACATTGGTGGATTATCTTGCAGCCATTGCAATTGCCAAAAGATTTGTTCAATCTGGCCAGCGCCACTAAACCAGGCCGCCACGATCGCCCCACAAATCAAAATTATTGAAATTAAAACCACCGTAGCGATGCGCGGCTTGAACCAAACTCTGGGATCGGGTATGTCCCAATCTTTCCCAGTCACCTTGGAAACGTTTGTCTTTGTCATTCTCTGCGATCCAAATAGTTAAGCGATCTGATCTTTGCTAATCATGGACAAGCTATTCTTACATCCATTGATTCCTACTCCCTCTAGATTCTCTGGTTTAACCTATGCTCATAACCATGTTCATAACTTGTGGATCTAGCCATATACCTGGATCAAGCCAAAAATTAAAATACTTTAGTTAGCAATCTATCGATCAAGTTGACCTGATTAACCTCAATTTGCTCAACTCCATCGATCAAATGCCATCTAAGTTAAATGTGTTTAATTTAATATGCTTAATATGCGATCGGGACTAATGATTAAGCCAGCGATCGCTGATGATTGAAGTAATTAAGCAATCCCCAACTTTTACATAATCTACCAATATCTATCAATTAATCCTAAATTAGTTGATCTAAATTGGTTGATCTAGCTGGTGGAATTTGCCATCCCAGACCAATCATACCCAATTCAATTTGCCCAATTCAATTTGAGAGTTGTGAGTTTGCGATCAACCTGATTTAAGAAAGAAATCTCTGGTATGTCCAAGATAACGGTTGAGATCGTGATTTTTGGGCTGCAAGCTTGGACTTTTGGAGTTCTACTAACTATTTCTACTAACTATTAAGTGCAGGTACGGCAACGGGGACATGATAGCGATCGCTACTATCGGAACTATCTGACGAAACTACGTGGCTAGGTGGAAAATAGATTTAGCAAATTTTGGCGGTCGGCAACCGTTTAGTAGATTTGGCAGGTAGAATGTATAGCATTAATCAGACCAGATATATAAAAAAGAGCAATAAGAGTATACCTAGCTTTAGAGCTTTAGATTTCTAGGCTAAATCACGGCAAATTGTCTATTGTTGCTTGGGTGTGGGCGAATATAACTAAATGTATTTAATGTATTTAATGTATGTAAACGAGTTGAGTGAACGATATATCTTGGCCTAGTTGGCTTAGAGTTTATTTAGCTTGTTCATGCTTGTTGTTAATACCCAGTGGTAATATCTGGCTTAATGTTTGATTCGATTGGCTTAGTCTGTTTTCAACTTGCTGCCAGTTCAATGGTGTGACCCATGACTAGATATAGCGATCGCCCTTATCACAATGATGTGATCAAAGGTGGAAATACACCACCACCGGTCAAAGATGCAGCTCTGGGGGGCTTGGAAGGAATCAGGCGCAGGTTACAGGTGGCCTCTTCCGAAGATAAAAAAATATCGGTGCTGCGGGATGTGCTGCGTTATGGTCAGGCTGGTAAAGACTTATTAAAGCAAATTATTAAATCTGAAGCGGGAGCAGTCCAGGTCGCAGCCTATTGTCTGCTTAATTTTGATAGTCAGGCAACTGAAGTTGAATCCCAGGAAATTCTCGGTGTAATTAATGCTGCTGTGCAGAGGTCGATCGATACTAGGATCGAAGTGCGGCAGATTTCAGTACCCGCCACACAAAATGATTCATCAAGTGATTCATCAAGTGATTCATCAAATGAATTAGCGGCTGGAGCCACTAAGATCGCAAAACTTCCTGCCATTGATATGCCTGCGATCGGTGCTAAGTCTAAATTGAAATCAAAACCCAAATCTAGATCTGATCGACCTGGGCAAACTCCTCATCAAGCCAATCGATCTAATTATGCTCATCAGGGTAAAGAGCCAAATAAACGGGAGCATAATCAACCAGCCCAGCCAACCGCTACATCAACATCGCCAGCCAAAGCGCCCTTAAAACCACCAGGTCAGTCAGCGAGCGATCGCACGCCAAAACTACCGCCAATTCAACCCCGACCCCAGCCCCAAACCAAGCAAACATCACATTCTGGGTATGATACT
The sequence above is a segment of the Pseudanabaena sp. PCC 7367 genome. Coding sequences within it:
- the sufC gene encoding Fe-S cluster assembly ATPase SufC gives rise to the protein MIVENSEVILAVEDLTASVDGVEILKGVNLEIKAGEVHAIMGQNGSGKSTFSKVLAGHPQYEVTGGKIAFLGQDLLELEAEDRARSGIFLAFQYPLEIPGVSNADFLRTSYNSLQKHKGLPELDILDFDDLVQERLEVVKMNPSFLSRSVNEGFSGGEKKRNEILQMAILDPKLAILDETDSGLDIDALKIVANGVNQLSSPDNASIVITHYQRLLNYIVPDYVHIMSAGKIAITGGKELAVQLEERGYDWITEKETAEVAQ
- a CDS encoding HD domain-containing protein, with product MLPGKSRTYHDPLHGAITLNGDDPVEALIIRLIDAPEFQRLRRIRQLDTAFLTFHGAEGSRFTHSLGVMALTRRAFDGIADRYPLLRPHRVVVLVAALLHDLGHGPFSHAGEEILGNHHELWTVKLIHESSLTAILQGYSADLPDRLEQVFTKTYKLPIVHQLVSSQLDCDRLDYLQRDGYFTGARYGQLDLDRILMALNYDPITQRLVVDKKGTVAIEHYLTVRYFMYLQVYNHPKNIAARFILEQIYRRATNLLQTQHLAIDPVVKAWILQDPNRLSCANYLAADDIVFGYHVHRWRDSGDRILMDMCRRYLDRDLFRTIDISDKAPAEQAELLEQVQNRLRHKGVDPQYYCGIRVAQTKGYTIYQQGIEIQTQEGLQDIVELSALVKTLSRPIEKTLLLYPKRTINRAMLRLN
- the sufR gene encoding iron-sulfur cluster biosynthesis transcriptional regulator SufR, whose product is MKSKEKTSTKQDILQYLLKHGSAIAHQLAEHLDISVQAIRRHLKDLEHEGLVIYHVSHPDEHPDEQDDEVEDQDDFAEHGANGANGANRTNSMAAHNANNSDNQDQNNPSNPSTHHAKTAMGRPQHVYELSKAGRDRFPANYDQFSVNLLDTLAETLGKEQVSEILHKQWLRKAMDYRQKLGSGSLRDRVAHLAELRRSEGYVAEWFEQDPHDQGDQPNYILTEYNCAISEVAESFPSICSHELEMFEAALEGCKVERTHWMVGGEHRCGYLISSNRN
- the cysS gene encoding cysteine--tRNA ligase; amino-acid sequence: MSQQVYNSLTRQKEELQTLEPGQIKMYVCGVTVYDFCHLGHARAYVVWDMVRRYLQSRNYQVRYVQNITDIDDKILKRAQQEGVTMQEISDRYIATYNEDMARLNIMPADEYPRATESIEAIIDLIKALEAQDYAYAAGGDVYYAVQKFPTYGKLSGRKLADMQAGASGRVAVGEELKRYPFDFALWKAAKPGEPFWQSPWGEGRPGWHIECSAMVRSRLGDQIDIHAGGADLQFPHHENEIAQSEGATHQPLARYWLHNGFVNIDGEKMSKSLGNFTTIRELLKHYDPMAIRLFILQSHYRQPIDFTEEAINAATRGWETIRDGLLFKHDFGDQLGWDRLAVALDQLDQNLLDRFHGAMDDDFNTSIAISLLFELAKPLKAEANKLVHSGKSDLASAVLAQTWQTLSYLSDVLGFIADPEARSNANHSNDSATVSDDQIETMVQQRCAARKAKDFAASDRLRDQLKELGITLIDQPDGTTRWHR
- the sufB gene encoding Fe-S cluster assembly protein SufB: MTATVQKLVNQPYKYGFVTKVESDIIPRGLSEDVIRTISAKKNEPEFMLEFRLKAYRKWLTMTEPSWPNVKYPKINYQDIIYYSAPKAQAKKQSLDEVDPAMLETFEKLGIPLSEQKRLSNVAVDAVFDSVSIATTFKKDLAKVGVVFCSISEAMHEYPELIEKYLGSVVPIGDNFFAALNSAVFSDGSFCYIPKGVKCPMDLSTYFRINNGDSGQFERTLIVAEEGSSVSYLEGCTAPMFDTNQLHAAVVELVALDDAEIKYSTVQNWYAGNEDGKGGIYNFVTKRGLCAGKNSKISWTQVETGSAITWKYPSCVLVGDNSVGEFYSVALTNNHQQADTGTKMVHVGKNTRSTIISKGISAGQSKNSYRGLVKVGSKAKGARNYSQCDSMLIGDRTQANTFPYIEVQNNTAKVEHEASTSKIGEEQLFYFQQRGISMEDAVSMMISGFCKDVFNELPMEFAVEADKLLALKLEGSVG